The Euphorbia lathyris chromosome 3, ddEupLath1.1, whole genome shotgun sequence genome contains a region encoding:
- the LOC136223745 gene encoding UDP-glycosyltransferase 92A1-like yields MDSTKHHIVMLPFMAHGHLIPFLSLANKIHHKTGFTITIANTPLNIKYLRSTFNSIKPQIQFFELPFTAAADYGLPPNTENSENLPLDLIGQFFASSTALKTPVHDLLSSIVAKEGKPPLCVISDVFFGWANEVAKSVGSVNLSFSTGGAYGSLGYLSVWLNLPHRKVDSDEFGVPGFPDGYRFHVTQLHKFVRNADGSDIWSKFMQKQIALSLESGGLLCNTVEEIEILGLDLLRKFVKIPVWSVGPLLPSAMLNASEKVQIRKVAQQHAGKQPGISAEKCLNWLDLQRTSSVLYLSFGSQNSITPSQMMELATGLEESRKPFIWVIRPPVGFDRKSEFKPEWLPEGFEDRISTTKQGMLVRNWAPQLEILSHKSTGAFVSHCGWNSVMESLSQGVPIIGWPLAAEQSYNSKMLAEEMGVSVELTRGLQSKISWKEVKNVIEIVMDENGKGGEMRNKAMEVGKMIRESVKEKGSSEKALDDIVSMLLSVTS; encoded by the exons ATGGATTCTACCAAACACCACATTGTGATGTTACCATTCATGGCGCACGGCCATCTAATTCCATTTCTATCTCTAGCTAACAAAATCCACCACAAAACCGGTTTCACTATCACAATCGCAAACACACCTCTCAACATCAAATACCTCCGTTCCACTTTCAATTCAATTAAACCCCAAATCCAATTTTTCGAGCTTCCTTTCACCGCCGCCGCCGACTACGGCCTCCCACCCAACACCGAAAACTCCGAGAACTTGCCGTTAGATCTAATCGGGCAATTTTTCGCATCATCAACAGCTCTTAAAACCCCGGTTCACGATCTTCTCTCTAGTATTGTAGCTAAAGAAGGTAAGCCTCCGCTTTGTGTGATTTCAGATGTGTTTTTTGGATGGGCAAATGAGGTAGCAAAGAGTGTAGGAAGTGTTAATCTGAGTTTCTCTACCGGTGGTGCTTATGGAAGCTTGGGTTATTTGTCTGTTTGGTTGAATCTTCCTCACCGGAAAGTTGATTCCGATGAATTTGGGGTTCCGGGGTTTCCAGATGGGTATCGTTTTCATGTAACGCAATTGCATAAATTTGTAAGGAATGCAGATGGTAGTGATATTTGGTCTAAGTTTATGCAGAAGCAGATCGCACTTTCTTTGGAATCTGGTGGATTGTTGTGTAATACGGTTGAGGAAATTGAGATTCTAGGGTTGGATTTGTTGAGGAAATTTGTAAAGATTCCTGTTTGGAGCGTAGGCCCTCTTCTTCCTTCTGCTATGCTAAATGCTTCTGAAAAGGTTCAAATT CGCAAGGTAGCTCAACAACACGCAGGGAAGCAGCCAGGGATTTCAGCAGAGAAATGCTTGAATTGGCTTGACTTACAAAGAACCTCTTCTGTTCTTTATCTATCATTTGGTTCACAAAACAGCATCACTCCTTCCCAAATGATGGAATTAGCAACTGGATTAGAGGAGAGCAGAAAACCATTCATTTGGGTAATAAGACCACCGGTCGGTTTCGACCGAAAATCCGAATTCAAACCAGAATGGTTACCGGAAGGATTCGAAGACCGAATCAGTACTACAAAACAAGGGATGTTGGTGAGAAACTGGGCACCCCAATTGGAGATATTGTCACACAAATCAACAGGAGCATTTGTTAGCCATTGTGGATGGAATTCAGTAATGGAAAGCTTGAGTCAAGGCGTGCCGATAATCGGATGGCCGTTGGCGGCGGAACAGTCTTATAATTCGAAAATGTTGGCGGAGGAAATGGGTGTGAGTGTGGAATTAACAAGAGGGTTGCAGAGTAAAATTTCATGGAAAGAGGTGAAGAATGTTATAGAGATAGTAATGGATGAGAATGGGAAAGGAGGAGAAATGAGGAACAAAGCTATGGAAGTTGGAAAGATGATTAGGGAATCAGTGAAAGAGAAAGGTTCATCTGAGAAAGCATTAGATGATATTGTAAGTATGCTTTTATCTGTAACAAGTTAA